ACCGCACCGGACGAACGGCGGCGGTCAGCGGCAGAAGGACATCGAAGGTGGACATGGCCGGAGTCTGCGGCCGGTCGGGACCCGGCGACAACCGAATTACAGGGACGATCCCCGGCCAGATCGCGCATCCGGGGGATCTGGCCGAACTTGCCGTCCCACAACTAGATGCCCGGGGCATCCAATGAGGGCAAGTGCAAGGCACCCTTCGTCTGCGAGGTCTTCCATGACGGAAACGGAACCCGTCGCCTTCCCCCAGGACCGGACCTGCCCCTACCACCCGCCCGCCGCCTACGCACCCCTGCGCGCCTCCCGCCCACTGACCCGGATCCGCCTCTACGACGGCCGTCCTGCCTGGTTGGTGACCGGACACGCACTCGCCCGCGACCTGCTCGCCGACCGACGGCTGTCCGCCGACCGCACCCACCCCGACTTCCCGGCCCCCACCGAACGCTTCGCGGCGGTCAAGGACCGGAAGACCGCGCTGCTGGGCTACGACGATCCCGAACACCAGACCCAGCGCCGCAGGATGATCCCCAGCTTCACGCTCAAACGCGCCGCGGGACTGCGCCCGCGGATCCAGCGGATCGTGGACGAGCGACTCGACGCGATGATCGAACAGGGGCCGCCTGCCGAGCTGGTGAGTGCCTTCGCACTGCCCGTGCCCTCGGCGGTGATCTGCGCCCTCCTCGGTGTCCCGTACGCCGATCACGACTTCTTCGAGGGGCAGTCGCGCCGGCTGCTCCGCGGACCGACGGCCGCCGACACCCGGGACGCGCGCGACCGGCTGGACGCGTACTTCGAGGAGCTGATCGACCGCAAGCGACGGGACCGCGAGCCCGGCGACGGCGTACTGGACGAACTCGTCCACGAGGGCGCCGTGGACCGCGGGGAACTGATCGCCCTGGCGACCATCCTGCTGGTCGCCGGGCACGAGACCACCGCGAACATGATCTCGCTCGGCACCTACACCCTCCTGCAACACCCCGACCGGCTGGCCGAGTTGCGAGCCGATCCGACTCTCCTGCCCACCGCTGTCGAGGAGTTGATGCGACTGCTGTCGATCGCGGACGGCCTCCTGCGCATGGCGGTCGAGGACATCGAACTCGACGGGGTGACGATCCGGTCCGGCGACGGCGTGGTGTTCTCGACCTCGGTCATCAACCGCGACGAGAACGTCTACCCCGCCCCGGACAGCCTCGACTGGCACCGTTCCGCCCGCCATCACATCGGGTTCGGCTTCGGCATCCACCAGTGCCTGGGGCAGAACCTGGCCCGCGCGGAGATGGAGATCGCCCTGCGCACCCTCCTGGCGCGGCTGCCCACACTGCGCCTGGCCGCCCCGGCGGACGAGATCCCCTTCAAGCCCGGCGACACCATCCAGGGGATGCTGGAACTCCCCGTGACCTGGTAAGAGGCTCCGCCCATGCACATCGACATCGACAAGGACGTCTGCATCGGGGCCGGCCAGTGCGCCCTGGCCGCCCCGGGCGTGTTCACCCAGGACGACGACGGATTCAGCGAACTGCTGCCCGGCCGGGAGGACGGCGCCGGCGACCCGATGGTGCGCGAGGCGGCCAGGGCCTGCCCCGTCGGGGCCATCACGACGTCCGGCTGATCACCCGGAACGGGGGATCCCCGCGGAGGCGGCCGTCACGGCCGGGCGAGGTCCATCAGTGACCGGGCCGCCTCCCGCGCCTGTCTGGCCGGCTCGGTGCTCCGGGTGATGCCGGCCGTGACCATCGCCCCCTCGGCCAGCAGGAACAGCTGGCCGGCCAGGGCGTCCGGGAGCCCGGCGTCCGCCACGAGAGCGGCGAGGTAGGCGCGGAACGCCCCTTTGTGCGCCCGCACCTGGGCCGTCACCCGGCTCGACGTCGCGCCCAGTTCGCCGTAGGAATTGATCCACGCGCACCCGCGGAACCCGTCCTCCCCGAACCACTCCTCCAGCCAGTCGAAGACGGCGAGGACCCGCTCCCGGGGGTCCTCTTCGCGCTCCACGTACCGCGCGAGCCGCTCCCGCCACCGCACGTCACGGCGTTCCAGGTAGGCCTGAACCAACTGCTCCTTCGCGGGGAAGAGTTGGTACAGCCGCTTGAGCGAGACCCCCGACGCGCCGCGGATGTCGTCCATGCCGACGGACTGGATGCCCCGGCCGTAGAACAGCTCCTCGGCGGCGTCCAGTGCCTGCTCCCGGGCGGTCGCGCTGTCCATGCCGGGTCACTCCTTGACGTGAGAACGTGCGTTCTCCTACGGTAGCAGCCTGCTGGAGAACGCACGTTCTCCCTTTCTGGCCACGGAGGATGACATGACCGACCGTCCACCCCTGCCGCCCTTCACCCGCGAGAGCGCGGCGCACAAGGTGCAGGCCGCCGAGGACGCCTGGAACACCCGGGACCCGCACAAGGTGGCGCTCGCGTACTCCGAGGACTCGGTGTGGCGCAACCGCGACACCTTCGTCACCGGCCGCGCGGAGATCGTCGGGTTCCTCACCGCGAAGTGGGCGCGCGAGCGGGACTACGCACTGCGCAAGGACCTGTGGGCCTTCGACGGCAACCGCATCGCCGTCCGCTTCCAGTACGAGTGCCGGGACGCGGACGGCCAGTGGTGGCGCGCGTACGGCAACGAGCTCTGGGAGTTCGACGACCACGGGCTGATGACCCGGCGCGAGGCCAGCATCAACGACGTACCGATCGAGGAGAAGGACCGCCGCGTCCTCGGACCGCGGCCCGAGACCGAGCGCGGTAAGACCTTCCCGCTTCAGTAGGGTCGGCGGGTGACCGAACAGGCCGAGAAACCCTTCCTCTACGTCGTCGTCTGCGCCGCCGGGATCGCCGCGGGCGTCGGCGAACTCATCACCGCCGCCCAGGAAGAGGGCTGGGAGGTCGGAGTCATCGCCACCCCTGTCGCGATGAACGGCTTCTTCGACACCGCCGCCGTCGAGGCCCGGACCGGCCGTCCGATCCGCTCCGCCTGGCGCAGCCCCGCCGACCCGCGCCCCTTCCCGCCGCCGGACGCCGTGGTGGTCGCGCCCGCCACCTTCAACACCGTCAACAAATGGGCGGCAGGCCTGGGCGACACCCTCGCCGTGGGCACCCTGTGCGAGGCGTCGGGCCTCGGCGTCCCCATCGCCGTACTGCCGTGCGTGGCCGACGCGTTGGCCGCCCACCCCGCCTACCAGGACAGCCTGATACGACTGCGGGGGATGGGCGTGCGGTTCGGCCCGCCCTTCGCGGGGGAGCCGGGGACCGAGTTCCCGTGGGCGCAGGCGCTGGAGCTGCTCAGACGGTGAGCCGTCGGCTGACACCCGGGCCCCGCGCGCACCTCACGTCGTACGCTCCCCTCCATGACCATCCGGAAGGCGGGAGCAGCAACGATGCAGTACGTGAAGCTCGGTTCGACCGGCCTGGACGTGTCGCGGATCTGTCTGGGGTGCATGACCTACGGCCTGCCCGACCGCGGCGTCCACGAGTGGACCCTCGACGAGGAGGCGTCGAGGCCGCTGATCCGCCAGGCGCTGGAAGCCGGCATCAACTTCTTCGACACGGCCAACGTGTACTCCGACGGCACCAGCGAGGAGATCGTCGGCAGGGCGCTGCGGGACTTCGCGAACCGTGACGAGATCGTCCTGGCTACCAAGGTGAACGGCCGGATGCGCACCGGGCCGAACGCCGCCGGACTGTCCCGGAAGGCGATCATGGCGGAGATCGACCACAGTCTGAGCCGTCTCGGCACCGACTACGTCGACCTCTACCAGATCCACCGCTACGACCCCCACACCCCCGTCGAGGAGACGATGGAGGCGCTGCACGACCTGGTCAAGGCGGGCAAGGTGCGCTACATCGGGGCGAGTTCGATGTACGCCTGGCAGTTCTCCAAGATGCAGTACACGGCCGAGCGGCACGGCTGGACCAGGTTCGTGTCCATGCAGAACCACTACAACCTCCTCTACCGCGAGGAGGAGCGCGAGATGCTGCCCCTGTGCGCGGACCAGGGCGTGAGCGCACTGCCCTGGAGCCCCCTCGCCCGCGGGCGGCTGACCCGCGACTGGGGCACCGTCACCGAACGCAGCGCGGGCGACAACTTCGGCGGCCGTCTCTACCTGGAGGGCGACCGCACCATCGTCGAGGCGGTCACCCGCATCGCGACCGACCGAGGCGTCCCCCGCGCCCAGGTGGCCCTCTCCTGGCTCCTGCACCAGAACACGGTGGCGGCACCGATCGTGGGCGCCGCCAAACCGCATCACATCGAGGACGCGGTGGCGGCGGTGGAACTGGAACTGAGCGAGAAGGAGATAGAGGAGTTGGAGCAGCCGTACACGGCACGTCCGATCTCCGGCCACTGAACATGCCTCAGGGGCGCGGGGCTGTATCGATGTCGGCTACCGCCGCGTGGGCGCGACCAGCCACGATGCTCCCGCATCCGCGATGTGACCTAGTGCGGCCCCTGCGGTGCGAACTCCGTACCGCAAGGGCCCGCACCCTCACTCTCCGCCAGAGCGACGCGGTCACCCCGCATCGACAGCGTCCGGTAGTACCCCCCGATCCGCTCGGCCGACCGCCCCACGTAGTGACCGATGAAGGACCGCCGAAAACGCCGGTCACTGCGATTGGGCTGCGACCCGTGCACCAGGCTCCCGTTGAAGAACAGAACATCCCCCGGTGCCATGTCGACCGGCACCGCCGCCAGTCCCGCCGGCGGCGGCACGTACTCGCGCGCGAACGACACCCCCTCGTCCGCCTCCTCGGGACAGAACAGGTCCATCCGGTGCGTCCCGGGCACGACTTCGAGCCCTCCGTTCTCCCGGTCGATGACATCGCACGCCACCCACGCCGCGACACACGTCCCCGGCTCGACCCGCAGATAGAAGTTGTCCTGGTGCAGCGCCTGCCCCCGTGCCCCCGGCGGCTTGAAGTAGAACATGCTCTGCGCGGCCAGCACCTCCTCGCCGAACAGCGTCTCCAGCACCTCCCGCAACCGCGCGTCGAGCAGCACGTCCCGGGCGCGCGCGTTGATCTCGTGCGGCTGCATCACCCGCGGGTACACACCCAGCGGATCCGTGCCGCCCCGCGGCTCGAAGTGCCCCGGCACCGCCCCGGCCGCGTGCAGCGCCGCGAACTCGCCGCACAGCCGGTCGATCTCGTCGTGTCCGAACAGTCCCCGTACGACGGTGAACCCGTCCTCCCGGAACTGCCGCAGCCCGGCCTCGGTCAGGACGGGGGTGCTGCCTGTGACGGTCATGCGTTCACTCCTCGCTCGGCTGTCCTCGGCATGTCACGCTAGGTCGGCCCACCTCCCGGGAGGATGCCCGTGACCGCCGACCGACTGCCTGAGACTGCTGCGCCGGACGTCCCCGCGCCGCCGCCGGGCCTTGTGATGCTCGGCTGTTTCGACGAGGCGCGGGGCTACGACATCAACCGGCCCCGGGGGTCGGCGAGCTGGCTGTTCACCTGGACCACGGGAGGCCGGGGGAGGCTGCGGCAGGGAGCGACCACCGCACAGGCCGCGGCAGGGGACCTGGTCGTGCTCGCGCCGGGTGTCCCGCACCGCTACGGCGTCGCACCGGGCGCGCGGCACTGGCGGTTCTGGTGGGTGCACTGCCAGGCCCGGCCGTCGTGGCTGCCCTGGCTGCTCCCGTACGGCACCGGCGACGGGGTGTACGCCGTCACCTCGACCCCGGCCACGCCGCGGGACCGGGTCGAGGCGGCGTTTTGCCGGATGCTCGTCGACGCCCGCCGGCCGGGTGCGGTGAAGCCCGCGGCCGGGCCGGACGACCGGATCGCCGTGGCGCACGACACCGCTGCCCGTGAGCTCGCGCTGTGCGCCCTGGAGGAGGTCGTCCTGCTCATGGCCGCCGGTGCGCGGGAGCCGGCGCCCGCACCGGGCCTCGACCCCCGGGTCCGCCGGGTCCAGGAGCTCCTCGCCGCCGACCCGGGTGCCGCGCACACCGTTGACTCGCTGGCCGCGCACGTCTCGCTGTCGCCCTCCCGGCTGGCGCACCTGTTCACCCGCCAGGTCGGTGAGTCCCCGATGCGAGCGCTGCGCGAGGCACGGCTGCGGCACGCCGCGCGGCTCCTCGAAGGCACCGGCCTGCCCGTCGAACGGGTCGCGGCGGCATCGGGCTTCGTGAGCCCCTTCCATTTCCACCGGGTCTTCCGGGAGCGATTCGGTATGACGCCCGGCACGTACCGGGCGGGCGGCCCAATGGTTGGAGCGTGACGTGCGTAGACCGGCCGTACGCGGGGTGGGGTGGCCGTTCAATGGTTTGGGACCGACGCCTGGTGAAAATCGTTCTCCATAACAGCATCGATAACGCGTCATGGATCGGTTCTAAGTATTGACGAGCTGTCAATAGAGCTGGCTGCGCACGCAATGCACAAAACTGAATGATCTCTTGTTACATCTCGCTGACCTGTGCAAAGGTTATGCCTTGTCGGCGTGCAGACATTAGAATCCGCCCGCCTTGACCGCTCCCGTACGTCCCCCACGCTTCACAAGAGCTGTCGTCGTCGGGACCGCATACCCCTTGGTATGGACTTAGTTTTGTATGCCCCCGAGAGGAATGCAGCCGTGAATGCCGACGCCACGGACGAACAACTCAGCGCTGAGCTGAAGAAGTGGACCGGGGCCGCACCCGCGCTCCATCCCGTCGGTGAACTCCTCGACCGCCACTGGGAGGCGGCCTTCGCCTATGCCCGGCTGTGCACCGACAGTGCGCGGTCCGCCGGAATGCTCACGACTGCGGCTTTCACCCGGCTCTTCGGTGAAACCCTGCGGCAGAACGGGCCCACGGCCGCCTGGCGTCCCCAACTGCTCGTCACCGTGCGCCGGATCGCCGCGGAGTGGGACGGCGACCGCCGACGCGAACAGCTCCACCCCGAACTGCGCTCCGGGACCGGGGACGGGGACCGCGCCGCGGCCCGTCTGCTGCCGCCCGCGGAGCGACGGCTGCTGTCCGGCGCGTTCCAGCGGCTGCCCCAGTCCGCCCGCTGCCTGCTGTGGCACAGCGAGGTCGAGGCCGAGCCGCTGTCCGTTCCGGCCTCCCTGCTGGGCCTGGACGAGGAGGACGCCGGCGTCGAACTGCGCCGGGCCCAGGAGCGGTTGCGCGAGGAGTGCCTCCATGTGCACCGCGAACTCGCCCCGGAACAGGAGTGCCGCAGCTACGTCAGGATGCTGGACGTCACCTACCGGCGCGGTGGCGTCGACGTCGACCCCGACCTGCGCGCACACCTGGACCGCTGCAAGCACTGCCGCGACACCGCCGACCAGCTCCAGCAGTTCAACAACGGCCTCGGCGTCGCCCTGGCGGAAGCGGTCCTCGGATGGGGCGGCCGCGCCTACGCGGAATCCCGCACCGCCGTGCGGGACGCGCCGGCTCAGGCGCCCGAGCGGCCGTCGGCCCCGCCCGTCGTGCCGGGTGAGCCCTTCTTCGACGTGACCCCCGCCGGCGCCCCGCGCACGGCACGCGCGGCCCGCGGAGCCTGCCCCTCGCGCACGGCACGCAAGGAAGCCCGCCGCGCCGCCGCCCGGCGCCGCAACATCGCCGCCGCGGTCCTCACCGTCAGCGGTCTGGTCGTGCTGCCCCTGGTCCTGTGGTCGGTCCTCAGCGGCGGGGACGACACCACCTCGGCCGGCGGCACCCAGGCCTCCGAGACGCCCGGCACCGGAGCGGGCAAGTCCTCCTCCGACTCCTCGTGGGTCGGCTCCGGCAAGGACGTGGAGGGCACCCTGCGCGGCCGGCTGCACAACGTCGACTCCGGGCTCTGCATCGGCGTCGTCGGCAAGAAGGCCGTCAAGGACGCGGAGACCGAGGTCACCACGTGCTCCTCGAAGACCGACCAGCAGTGGACGTACGAGACGGACGGCACGCTGAGCAGCGTCGCGGACCCGGACCTGTGCCTGGACTCCCACCTCGGCTACTCGGTGCGGCTGGCCCCGTGCTCCGGCACCGACAAGGCGGAGCCCAAGAACATCCGCTACGACTTCACCCTCCAGGGCAACCTGGTGCCGCGCTGGGACCAGGACCTGGCCCTGACACCGGCCGCCACCGACGGCACGGGCGCCGTGGTCCTCAAGTCCCGTGCCGACATCGCCGTCCAGCGCTGGGTGTTCGACACCTCCAAGACCGACCCCCAGATGGAGGTGGTCAACTGGGACGCGCAGAGCGGCATCGCGCGGAAGACCCCCGTCGCGACCCCCACCCCCACCCCCACACCCACACCGACGAAGAAGAAGGCCTCACCGACACCGTCCCCGAGCCCGTCGACCGCACAGCCGACCCCGACGGGACCGTCGTACCCCAGCGGCATGCCCTGCTACGGGTACTACTGCTCCTGGGACGGCCAGTACGGCGGCGGCTACGGGTACGGCGGGTACGGCGGCCGGCGCTGACCGCCCGGCTCACACCCCGACGACCTGGAGCGACACCCACAGGGCCAGCGTGGCCGGCACCAGCGCGGCCGGGACGGCGAGCAGACCGAGCCGGGTGAACTCCCCGAGTCCGACCTCGTGCCCGTGGCGCTGCACGATCCGCCGCCACAGCAGGGTGGCGAGCGATCCGGCGTACGTCAGGTTCGGGCCGATGTTCACCCCGATCAGCGCCGCGAGCACCGCCCCGGGACCGGCCGTGGCGGTCAGCGGCAGCAGGACCAGTACCGCAGGCAGGTTGTTGATCAGGTTCGCCAGGACCGCGGCCAGTGCGGCGATCCCGAGCAGCGCCACCAGTCCCGAGCCCTCGGGCAGGACGTGCCGCAGCGCGTCGGCGAGCCCGTTGTCGACGACCGCGCGCACGACGACGCCGAGCGCCAGCACGAACGCCAGGAACCCTGGAGCGGCGGACCGCACCACCGTGAGCGGGGTTGCCTGCCGACGGACGAGCGCACGCCCCGCCAGCACCAGCGCGCCCACGAGGGCCACCCACGCCGGGTCGACGCCGATCGCGGACGCCACGACGAACCCCGCCAGCGTGCAGCCCACGGTGACGAGCGCGAACACCGGCAGCGCGGGCGTCTCGGCGCTGTCGGAGTGGGCCGCGGGGGCCTTGAGGTCGTCCTCGAAGAAGCGCCGGAACACCAGATACTCGGCGCCGATCGCGACCAGCCAGGGCAGCGCCATCAGCGCCGCGAACCGGGTGAAGCTCAGCCCGCTCGCCGCGAACGCCAGCAGGTTGGTCAGGTTGGACACCGGCAGCAGCAGCGACGCCGTGTTCGACAGGTGCGCGCAGGCATAGAGGTGCGGTTTGGCCCGGACGCCGCTGCGGGCCGCGGTGGCCAGCACGACCGGCGTCAGCAGCACCACCGTGGCGTCCAGGCTGAGCACGGCCGTGATCGCCGACGCGAGCGCGAACACCGCGGTCAGCAGCCGGCCGGGGCGCCCGGCGGAGCTGCGGGCCATCCACGCCCCGCAGGCCCGGAAGAGCCCCTCGACATCGCAGAAGTGGGCGAGGACCAGCACCGCGGCCAGGAAGCCGACCACCGGTCCGAGCCGCTCGGCCTCCGCCCACGCGTGGTCCGGGGAGATCGCCCCGGTGGCGATCACCAGCCCCGCCGCAGGGACCGCGAGCACCGCCTCCGGCAGGCCCTTGGGGCGGACGACCGCCCAGGCGAGCACGGCGACGAGCAGCGCTATGGACAGGGTTTCGGCGAGCGGGGTGTTCAGCGGTGATCCTTAGAGCGTGGTCGAGCCGTGCCCGTCCATGAAAGCAGGCCCAGGTAAGAGCCCCCTTACCGGGTCAGGGGCCGGGGCCCCGGTCGAACACCGTGATGGACACCGTGGACTCGTTGCCGGACACCGGCACCTCACCGGCCGACCACGACACCTTCAGCGGGTCCCGCTCGTCCGGCGGGGTCACCAGCAGCGCGTCCGGGTTGGCGGTACGGGCCCCGCTGATCTCCGGGTTGGAGAACGTGATCCCCGACCACGCGTTCTGCCCCGGCGCCAGCTTCACGGTGGCCGGCGTGCCGGGGATACGTTTCGGGTCCGGTCCCAGCTGCCTGCCGGAGGCGTCGACGAACGCGGCGCCCGGATAGCCGTGGAGGGTGCAGGTACGGGACGAGGTGTTCGTCAGGATCACGGGGAAGTTCTCCTGCCCCGCCCCCGGGTCGTTGCGGCCGAGCGTGGCCTCCAGCTCGGAGGTGTGACAGCGGGCACTTCTGCCGGGCTTGCCGGGCGTGCTGCCGGCGGGGGAGGGCGGCGCGGCTGTGGCGGGCGGCTCCACCGAGGGCGCGGCCGTCGTTCCGTCGGTGGTGGCCGGGGCGGCGGTGCCGGGCAGTGTCTTCGGCGCGGACGCGGAGTCGCCGCCGTCACCGCAGGCGGTCAGCAGGCCCAGCAGTGCGGCCGCACTCACGAACAGGGCCGGCCGGTAGGTG
Above is a window of Streptomyces sp. NBC_00490 DNA encoding:
- a CDS encoding arsenic transporter produces the protein MNTPLAETLSIALLVAVLAWAVVRPKGLPEAVLAVPAAGLVIATGAISPDHAWAEAERLGPVVGFLAAVLVLAHFCDVEGLFRACGAWMARSSAGRPGRLLTAVFALASAITAVLSLDATVVLLTPVVLATAARSGVRAKPHLYACAHLSNTASLLLPVSNLTNLLAFAASGLSFTRFAALMALPWLVAIGAEYLVFRRFFEDDLKAPAAHSDSAETPALPVFALVTVGCTLAGFVVASAIGVDPAWVALVGALVLAGRALVRRQATPLTVVRSAAPGFLAFVLALGVVVRAVVDNGLADALRHVLPEGSGLVALLGIAALAAVLANLINNLPAVLVLLPLTATAGPGAVLAALIGVNIGPNLTYAGSLATLLWRRIVQRHGHEVGLGEFTRLGLLAVPAALVPATLALWVSLQVVGV
- a CDS encoding ferredoxin, which codes for MHIDIDKDVCIGAGQCALAAPGVFTQDDDGFSELLPGREDGAGDPMVREAARACPVGAITTSG
- a CDS encoding helix-turn-helix domain-containing protein, whose amino-acid sequence is MPVTADRLPETAAPDVPAPPPGLVMLGCFDEARGYDINRPRGSASWLFTWTTGGRGRLRQGATTAQAAAGDLVVLAPGVPHRYGVAPGARHWRFWWVHCQARPSWLPWLLPYGTGDGVYAVTSTPATPRDRVEAAFCRMLVDARRPGAVKPAAGPDDRIAVAHDTAARELALCALEEVVLLMAAGAREPAPAPGLDPRVRRVQELLAADPGAAHTVDSLAAHVSLSPSRLAHLFTRQVGESPMRALREARLRHAARLLEGTGLPVERVAAASGFVSPFHFHRVFRERFGMTPGTYRAGGPMVGA
- a CDS encoding nuclear transport factor 2 family protein, which encodes MTDRPPLPPFTRESAAHKVQAAEDAWNTRDPHKVALAYSEDSVWRNRDTFVTGRAEIVGFLTAKWARERDYALRKDLWAFDGNRIAVRFQYECRDADGQWWRAYGNELWEFDDHGLMTRREASINDVPIEEKDRRVLGPRPETERGKTFPLQ
- a CDS encoding DUF4232 domain-containing protein, with protein sequence MANTYRPALFVSAAALLGLLTACGDGGDSASAPKTLPGTAAPATTDGTTAAPSVEPPATAAPPSPAGSTPGKPGRSARCHTSELEATLGRNDPGAGQENFPVILTNTSSRTCTLHGYPGAAFVDASGRQLGPDPKRIPGTPATVKLAPGQNAWSGITFSNPEISGARTANPDALLVTPPDERDPLKVSWSAGEVPVSGNESTVSITVFDRGPGP
- a CDS encoding phytanoyl-CoA dioxygenase family protein encodes the protein MTVTGSTPVLTEAGLRQFREDGFTVVRGLFGHDEIDRLCGEFAALHAAGAVPGHFEPRGGTDPLGVYPRVMQPHEINARARDVLLDARLREVLETLFGEEVLAAQSMFYFKPPGARGQALHQDNFYLRVEPGTCVAAWVACDVIDRENGGLEVVPGTHRMDLFCPEEADEGVSFAREYVPPPAGLAAVPVDMAPGDVLFFNGSLVHGSQPNRSDRRFRRSFIGHYVGRSAERIGGYYRTLSMRGDRVALAESEGAGPCGTEFAPQGPH
- a CDS encoding cytochrome P450, with product MTETEPVAFPQDRTCPYHPPAAYAPLRASRPLTRIRLYDGRPAWLVTGHALARDLLADRRLSADRTHPDFPAPTERFAAVKDRKTALLGYDDPEHQTQRRRMIPSFTLKRAAGLRPRIQRIVDERLDAMIEQGPPAELVSAFALPVPSAVICALLGVPYADHDFFEGQSRRLLRGPTAADTRDARDRLDAYFEELIDRKRRDREPGDGVLDELVHEGAVDRGELIALATILLVAGHETTANMISLGTYTLLQHPDRLAELRADPTLLPTAVEELMRLLSIADGLLRMAVEDIELDGVTIRSGDGVVFSTSVINRDENVYPAPDSLDWHRSARHHIGFGFGIHQCLGQNLARAEMEIALRTLLARLPTLRLAAPADEIPFKPGDTIQGMLELPVTW
- a CDS encoding ricin-type beta-trefoil lectin domain protein, giving the protein MDLVLYAPERNAAVNADATDEQLSAELKKWTGAAPALHPVGELLDRHWEAAFAYARLCTDSARSAGMLTTAAFTRLFGETLRQNGPTAAWRPQLLVTVRRIAAEWDGDRRREQLHPELRSGTGDGDRAAARLLPPAERRLLSGAFQRLPQSARCLLWHSEVEAEPLSVPASLLGLDEEDAGVELRRAQERLREECLHVHRELAPEQECRSYVRMLDVTYRRGGVDVDPDLRAHLDRCKHCRDTADQLQQFNNGLGVALAEAVLGWGGRAYAESRTAVRDAPAQAPERPSAPPVVPGEPFFDVTPAGAPRTARAARGACPSRTARKEARRAAARRRNIAAAVLTVSGLVVLPLVLWSVLSGGDDTTSAGGTQASETPGTGAGKSSSDSSWVGSGKDVEGTLRGRLHNVDSGLCIGVVGKKAVKDAETEVTTCSSKTDQQWTYETDGTLSSVADPDLCLDSHLGYSVRLAPCSGTDKAEPKNIRYDFTLQGNLVPRWDQDLALTPAATDGTGAVVLKSRADIAVQRWVFDTSKTDPQMEVVNWDAQSGIARKTPVATPTPTPTPTPTKKKASPTPSPSPSTAQPTPTGPSYPSGMPCYGYYCSWDGQYGGGYGYGGYGGRR
- a CDS encoding flavoprotein encodes the protein MTEQAEKPFLYVVVCAAGIAAGVGELITAAQEEGWEVGVIATPVAMNGFFDTAAVEARTGRPIRSAWRSPADPRPFPPPDAVVVAPATFNTVNKWAAGLGDTLAVGTLCEASGLGVPIAVLPCVADALAAHPAYQDSLIRLRGMGVRFGPPFAGEPGTEFPWAQALELLRR
- a CDS encoding aldo/keto reductase; the protein is MQYVKLGSTGLDVSRICLGCMTYGLPDRGVHEWTLDEEASRPLIRQALEAGINFFDTANVYSDGTSEEIVGRALRDFANRDEIVLATKVNGRMRTGPNAAGLSRKAIMAEIDHSLSRLGTDYVDLYQIHRYDPHTPVEETMEALHDLVKAGKVRYIGASSMYAWQFSKMQYTAERHGWTRFVSMQNHYNLLYREEEREMLPLCADQGVSALPWSPLARGRLTRDWGTVTERSAGDNFGGRLYLEGDRTIVEAVTRIATDRGVPRAQVALSWLLHQNTVAAPIVGAAKPHHIEDAVAAVELELSEKEIEELEQPYTARPISGH
- a CDS encoding TetR/AcrR family transcriptional regulator, which produces MDSATAREQALDAAEELFYGRGIQSVGMDDIRGASGVSLKRLYQLFPAKEQLVQAYLERRDVRWRERLARYVEREEDPRERVLAVFDWLEEWFGEDGFRGCAWINSYGELGATSSRVTAQVRAHKGAFRAYLAALVADAGLPDALAGQLFLLAEGAMVTAGITRSTEPARQAREAARSLMDLARP